The following are encoded in a window of Roseivirga misakiensis genomic DNA:
- a CDS encoding glycoside hydrolase family 16 protein — protein MRPKSLIRNTSILFLLIVSLSCTNKGWEIVWQDEFDSETLDVSKWTAYVGDGCPELCGFGNNELQYYSDRPGNVRIEDGKLIIEAHNDSLGNRAYSSAKLVTKGKADWQYGRFEVRAKIPGGKGNWPAIWMLPRENKYGGWPRSGEIDIMETVGYAPGMVHGTVHTQSFNHMYGTQKGDSTLVSDFDENFHVYSVEWFRNRIDFFIDGERYHSFDNTGKGADDWPFDHPFYLILNVAIGGSWGGKNGIANDIFPNRMEIDYVRVYELVDSE, from the coding sequence ATGAGACCAAAATCCCTAATCAGAAATACCTCGATACTTTTCCTGCTGATTGTTAGCCTGTCTTGTACGAATAAGGGTTGGGAAATTGTTTGGCAAGACGAATTCGATAGTGAAACATTGGATGTCTCAAAATGGACCGCTTACGTTGGTGACGGTTGCCCAGAACTTTGTGGTTTTGGCAATAACGAGCTTCAATACTATTCCGATCGGCCTGGGAATGTTAGAATAGAAGACGGAAAGCTAATTATTGAAGCCCATAACGATTCTTTAGGTAATCGTGCTTATTCTTCAGCCAAACTCGTCACAAAAGGTAAAGCCGATTGGCAATATGGTCGATTTGAAGTAAGGGCAAAAATTCCGGGGGGTAAAGGAAATTGGCCTGCCATCTGGATGTTGCCAAGAGAAAATAAGTATGGAGGATGGCCCAGAAGTGGTGAAATCGATATTATGGAAACTGTCGGTTATGCCCCAGGAATGGTACACGGCACGGTGCATACTCAGTCTTTTAATCACATGTATGGAACGCAAAAAGGAGACTCAACATTGGTTTCTGATTTCGATGAGAACTTCCATGTATACAGCGTAGAATGGTTCCGAAACCGTATTGACTTTTTTATTGATGGGGAACGATATCACTCCTTTGATAATACAGGAAAAGGTGCTGATGACTGGCCATTTGATCACCCATTTTACCTCATTCTTAACGTAGCCATTGGTGGAAGTTGGGGAGGTAAGAATGGGATTGCAAACGATATCTTTCCAAACCGAATGGAAATTGATTATGTTCGTGTATACGAGCTGGTCGACTCTGAATAA
- a CDS encoding family 16 glycosylhydrolase, whose protein sequence is MKSTKSIMLLMVFALISACQASYEASYDEDTPTFVVEAENFLEANGNIEKLEDGLLNESGDGWVTFKVNVESVGRYKVEVVAKGEGSVWVEDYYDNPDGRTYNITGAIQVISDGFVGVHKDGSPMNVGEHNIKLHVAGNGVEVDRINFTKMRDHEYTTESMTQNTSGSKWELVWSDEFDVDGAPDETKWTYDVGNWGWGNNEPQYYTDNRRENARVEDGNLIIEARKNDMGQEWTSARLTTRGKVSFLYGKIEFRAKAPAKDGTWAAGWLLGDEYRDELSWPYCGEIDVLECVGSEINDETGAGINHASCHTRTYYFKEGTHITAVTEIEDMTNTYHNYTIEWTPEGIKAFLDGEHYYTYDKTGDELEWPFSKPQNLILNLAMGGGMGGAIDPRIESQQFIVDYVRVYALN, encoded by the coding sequence ATGAAATCTACAAAATCAATAATGCTATTGATGGTGTTTGCTTTGATTTCGGCTTGTCAAGCAAGCTACGAAGCAAGTTACGATGAAGATACCCCCACTTTTGTTGTAGAAGCGGAGAACTTTCTCGAAGCCAACGGAAACATTGAAAAGTTAGAAGATGGCCTTTTAAATGAATCGGGTGATGGTTGGGTCACTTTTAAGGTAAATGTCGAGAGCGTAGGTCGATATAAAGTAGAGGTTGTTGCCAAAGGTGAAGGTTCGGTTTGGGTAGAAGATTACTATGACAACCCTGACGGTAGAACTTATAATATCACTGGTGCAATTCAGGTGATTAGCGATGGTTTTGTCGGAGTACACAAAGATGGGAGCCCTATGAATGTAGGTGAGCATAACATTAAACTTCATGTGGCTGGAAATGGTGTTGAAGTAGATAGAATCAACTTTACTAAAATGAGAGACCATGAATATACAACAGAGTCTATGACTCAAAATACAAGTGGCTCAAAATGGGAATTAGTTTGGTCTGATGAATTTGATGTTGATGGTGCGCCTGACGAGACTAAGTGGACTTATGACGTTGGTAATTGGGGTTGGGGAAATAATGAACCACAATATTACACCGATAATCGCCGTGAAAATGCACGTGTCGAAGATGGAAATCTAATTATCGAGGCGCGAAAAAACGACATGGGTCAAGAATGGACTTCAGCTCGTCTGACAACGCGTGGAAAAGTCAGTTTTCTTTATGGAAAAATAGAATTTAGGGCTAAAGCACCTGCTAAAGATGGTACTTGGGCAGCGGGTTGGCTATTAGGTGATGAGTATCGTGATGAATTATCATGGCCTTATTGCGGTGAAATTGATGTGTTAGAATGTGTCGGAAGCGAGATAAACGATGAAACAGGTGCAGGAATCAATCACGCTTCCTGTCATACTAGAACCTATTACTTCAAAGAAGGAACGCATATCACAGCAGTTACTGAAATTGAGGATATGACGAATACATATCATAATTATACCATTGAATGGACGCCTGAGGGTATTAAAGCCTTTTTGGACGGCGAGCACTATTACACTTATGATAAAACTGGCGATGAATTGGAGTGGCCATTTTCAAAGCCACAGAATCTAATTTTGAACCTTGCCATGGGTGGCGGTATGGGTGGAGCTATTGATCCGAGAATCGAATCACAGCAATTCATAGTTGATTATGTACGAGTTTACGCATTGAACTAA